A genomic window from Sulfurospirillum multivorans DSM 12446 includes:
- the hypF gene encoding carbamoyltransferase HypF, whose amino-acid sequence MISKSRLIYRIEGIVQGVGFRPFVYTLASRYALSGFVLNNSLGVVIEIEGFEESLKAFELALFKELPPLARIDIYTKEILTCKDDTTFEIRHSDEASTKSSLVLPDMSICEACLKELHDPTNRRYHYFFTNCTNCGPRYSIIKTVPYDRPYTSMQPFEMCDACKEEYTNPLNRRYHAQPISCPKCGPTLSLRSMHGELLGVNEAAIQKLAELINTGHIVAMKGMGGFHLMCDATNDAVIERLRERKHRPSKPFAVMFKSLDAIKEVCVLSPKEEEGIVSLLRPIVLVKRQTTTSKMSPRIAPRIDRLGVFLPYTPLHVILFEYLKNPIVATSANRSGEPIISEASLLVEKLSDVVEYYLDYNREIVNSSDDSVLQYLGDKTLIMRASRGMAPQSFRVDSKDERKILAVGAHQKNAIAIYHHHQIIVSPYIGDLDNIASIELFEKMIENFARFYDFTPDLIVGDLHPNYASTQWAKKQKIPFMQVQHHYAHILSTMFEHHLSQPVLGIAWDGTGYGDDGTIWGGEFLVCDQNSYERAVSFEPFLLLGGDASIKEIRRILASLLWDVLGDDADAHLLDYFDEKSLKLLKQVYTKKINAPRCSSVGRLFDAVAVLCGMEGNVSYDGESGLLLEALYDPLITEFYEVEIDDKIVYYKPMFAQMLRDQEPRLIASKFLNTLVKILCEVHSRYPYPVVLGGGVFQNRTLMELILQNVTQNLYFPLQLAINDGGICVGQLSKSLLK is encoded by the coding sequence TTGATCAGTAAATCGCGTCTGATTTATCGTATAGAAGGTATTGTCCAAGGGGTTGGGTTTCGCCCCTTTGTCTATACGTTAGCCTCGCGTTACGCTCTTAGCGGGTTTGTGTTGAACAACTCTTTGGGTGTTGTTATCGAGATCGAAGGATTTGAAGAGAGCCTTAAAGCGTTTGAACTGGCTTTGTTTAAAGAGCTTCCACCTCTGGCACGCATCGATATTTACACAAAAGAAATCCTTACATGTAAAGACGATACCACGTTTGAAATCCGCCACAGCGATGAAGCAAGCACAAAATCCTCACTGGTACTTCCTGATATGTCAATTTGCGAAGCATGTCTCAAAGAGTTGCACGACCCAACCAATCGACGCTACCACTACTTTTTCACCAACTGCACCAATTGTGGGCCTCGCTATTCCATCATTAAAACTGTTCCATACGACCGCCCTTACACGTCGATGCAGCCTTTTGAGATGTGTGACGCGTGCAAAGAGGAATACACCAACCCGCTAAACCGTCGTTATCACGCGCAGCCCATCAGCTGTCCAAAATGTGGCCCGACACTCTCACTGCGTTCGATGCACGGTGAATTATTGGGCGTCAATGAAGCGGCGATTCAAAAACTAGCCGAGCTGATTAACACAGGGCATATCGTTGCGATGAAAGGCATGGGTGGTTTTCATCTGATGTGCGATGCGACCAATGACGCAGTGATTGAACGTTTAAGAGAACGAAAACACAGACCTTCCAAGCCGTTTGCCGTGATGTTTAAAAGCCTTGATGCTATCAAAGAAGTGTGTGTATTAAGCCCCAAAGAAGAGGAGGGCATTGTCTCACTGCTTCGTCCAATTGTGCTCGTGAAGCGTCAAACTACCACTTCCAAAATGAGTCCACGGATTGCGCCACGTATCGATCGTCTCGGTGTTTTTTTGCCGTACACACCTTTACATGTAATCCTTTTTGAGTACCTCAAAAATCCCATCGTGGCAACCAGTGCCAATCGTTCGGGTGAGCCAATTATCAGTGAAGCGTCTCTTCTGGTGGAAAAATTAAGCGACGTGGTGGAGTATTATCTGGATTACAATCGCGAAATTGTCAATTCAAGCGATGACAGCGTTTTACAATACTTGGGCGATAAAACACTCATTATGCGCGCATCGCGAGGTATGGCACCGCAGAGTTTTCGGGTGGACTCAAAGGATGAACGCAAAATTTTAGCCGTTGGTGCGCATCAAAAAAATGCGATCGCGATTTACCACCACCATCAAATCATCGTCAGCCCCTACATCGGCGATTTGGATAACATCGCTTCGATTGAACTGTTTGAGAAAATGATAGAGAATTTCGCCCGTTTTTATGACTTTACACCCGATCTTATTGTGGGTGATCTGCATCCCAATTACGCCTCAACCCAGTGGGCAAAGAAGCAGAAAATTCCTTTTATGCAAGTGCAACACCATTATGCGCATATTCTTTCAACGATGTTTGAGCATCATCTGAGTCAACCCGTACTGGGCATTGCGTGGGATGGTACGGGGTATGGGGATGATGGTACGATTTGGGGTGGCGAGTTTTTGGTGTGTGATCAAAATAGCTATGAGCGTGCTGTCTCGTTTGAGCCTTTTTTACTCTTGGGAGGGGACGCGAGCATCAAAGAGATCAGACGCATTTTAGCCTCTTTGTTGTGGGACGTGTTAGGCGATGATGCTGATGCGCATCTGCTGGATTATTTCGATGAAAAATCACTCAAACTTCTTAAACAGGTTTATACCAAAAAGATCAATGCCCCACGCTGTTCTTCTGTAGGAAGACTCTTTGATGCGGTGGCTGTTTTGTGCGGTATGGAAGGCAATGTGAGTTATGATGGCGAGAGTGGTTTGCTTCTTGAAGCGCTGTATGATCCTTTAATTACGGAATTCTATGAAGTCGAAATTGACGATAAAATAGTCTATTATAAGCCCATGTTTGCTCAAATGCTAAGAGACCAAGAACCTCGCTTGATTGCTTCAAAATTTCTCAATACTTTGGTCAAAATTCTCTGTGAGGTGCATTCGCGCTATCCATACCCCGTGGTACTAGGTGGTGGAGTGTTTCAAAATCGCACACTTATGGAACTAATTCTTCAAAATGTCACACAAAATCTCTATTTTCCGCTACAATTAGCAATCAATGACGGCGGAATTTGTGTTGGACAGCTCTCTAAATCCCTTTTAAAATAA
- a CDS encoding GNAT family N-acetyltransferase, with protein MLNELRRATLEDLPEIIKIYNEAIKDGISTADSKIVSVEDKLEWFHAHDASRPILVKEYHGRIIAWISLQPFYANLLAYANSARINIYIDKNFQGKKLGQQFLSEAIEQAKSYEIKTLLALIFSENAPSLKLFKKLGFKEWGNLNRVATIEGVDKDLLILGLRIGA; from the coding sequence ATGCTAAACGAGTTACGACGTGCAACCCTTGAAGACTTACCCGAGATCATCAAGATCTACAACGAAGCCATAAAAGACGGCATCTCCACGGCAGATAGTAAAATCGTCAGTGTTGAGGATAAATTAGAGTGGTTTCACGCCCACGACGCATCGCGTCCTATTTTGGTCAAAGAGTATCACGGGCGTATCATTGCGTGGATCAGTTTGCAACCCTTTTATGCCAACCTTTTAGCGTATGCCAACAGTGCTCGTATCAATATTTACATCGATAAAAACTTCCAAGGTAAAAAATTGGGGCAACAGTTTTTAAGTGAGGCGATTGAGCAAGCCAAAAGCTATGAGATCAAAACGCTTTTAGCGCTGATCTTCTCAGAAAATGCGCCAAGTCTGAAGCTGTTTAAGAAGCTTGGCTTTAAAGAGTGGGGCAATCTGAACCGTGTTGCGACGATTGAGGGTGTGGATAAAGACCTTTTGATTTTAGGTCTTCGCATTGGAGCGTAA
- a CDS encoding HypC/HybG/HupF family hydrogenase formation chaperone, translated as MCLSIPSKVIEIDENNYATVDTMGVKRKVTLDLIAEKVNIGDYVLIHVGFAMNKISKEHAEDSIAAYNEIAEAMRDGEISEDEGNNNYV; from the coding sequence ATGTGCCTGTCCATTCCTTCAAAAGTCATTGAAATTGACGAAAATAATTATGCAACAGTCGACACCATGGGTGTTAAGCGCAAAGTCACGCTTGATTTGATCGCCGAAAAAGTAAACATTGGCGATTATGTGTTGATTCACGTCGGATTTGCGATGAATAAGATCAGCAAAGAGCATGCCGAAGACAGCATCGCTGCGTACAATGAAATCGCAGAAGCGATGCGTGATGGTGAGATTAGCGAAGATGAGGGAAACAATAACTATGTCTGA
- the hypB gene encoding hydrogenase nickel incorporation protein HypB: protein MCKDCGCSITPTQWSAHAHEHTHDGHTHSHSHDHDDHTEHTHPHAHDHDHHEHKHHDEIHANPQLNDKKTIAVITKILDANDKQAGHNRKHFEEHGVLAINLMSSPGSGKTTLLEATIDTKQIKLAVIEGDLETNQDADRIIAKGALAHQITTGQACHLDAFMVHEGLHHLPIEGLDVVFIENVGNLVCPASYDVGSHLNVVLLSVPEGDDKPAKYPVMFRSADLFLITKCDLLPHFDFSVEKAIREARKLNPKVDVIEIDSKSGKGIDQWINYLKMKKALR from the coding sequence ATGTGTAAAGATTGCGGTTGTTCAATCACTCCTACTCAATGGTCTGCGCATGCGCACGAGCACACTCACGATGGTCATACGCATAGCCATTCACACGATCATGACGATCATACAGAGCACACGCATCCTCATGCGCATGACCACGATCATCATGAGCACAAACATCACGATGAGATTCACGCCAATCCTCAACTAAACGATAAAAAAACCATCGCAGTCATCACCAAAATATTAGATGCCAATGACAAACAAGCAGGGCACAATCGCAAACATTTTGAAGAGCATGGTGTTTTGGCGATCAATCTTATGAGCAGCCCAGGAAGCGGAAAAACCACGCTTTTGGAAGCGACGATTGACACGAAGCAAATCAAATTGGCAGTCATTGAGGGGGATCTTGAGACCAACCAAGATGCCGATCGCATCATCGCAAAAGGGGCATTGGCGCATCAAATCACCACAGGTCAAGCGTGTCATTTGGATGCGTTTATGGTGCATGAGGGACTTCATCATTTACCAATCGAAGGGCTTGATGTTGTGTTTATTGAAAATGTGGGCAATCTGGTTTGTCCCGCGAGTTATGATGTCGGTTCACACCTCAATGTCGTACTTCTCTCCGTGCCAGAAGGCGATGATAAACCCGCAAAATACCCAGTGATGTTTAGAAGTGCAGACCTCTTTTTAATCACCAAGTGCGATTTGTTGCCTCATTTTGATTTTAGTGTTGAAAAAGCGATACGCGAAGCGCGCAAACTTAACCCAAAAGTCGATGTGATCGAGATAGACAGCAAGTCTGGCAAAGGGATTGATCAGTGGATCAATTACCTTAAAATGAAAAAAGCATTGAGATAA
- the nikR gene encoding nickel-responsive transcriptional regulator NikR: MDKIIRFSVSLPEKLLEELDKKVDAQGYASRSEFTRDLIREKIVKDDWQDDNSDVIGVLTMIYTHHQNELVQKILEIQHDAKVNIMCNTHVHVSHENCLETVMVTGKVSEVKDFAQKIAGLKGVKFSKLVEASIPAS, from the coding sequence ATGGATAAAATTATTCGTTTTAGTGTTTCATTACCCGAAAAATTGCTAGAAGAACTTGATAAAAAAGTCGATGCACAAGGGTATGCCTCACGCAGTGAATTTACCAGAGATCTTATTCGTGAAAAAATCGTTAAAGACGATTGGCAAGACGATAACAGCGATGTCATCGGCGTTTTGACAATGATTTATACCCATCATCAAAATGAGCTTGTTCAAAAGATTTTAGAGATTCAACACGATGCGAAAGTGAATATTATGTGTAACACACACGTACACGTCAGTCACGAAAACTGTTTAGAAACCGTTATGGTGACAGGAAAAGTTTCTGAAGTCAAAGACTTTGCACAAAAAATTGCAGGGCTTAAAGGGGTTAAATTCTCCAAACTTGTAGAGGCATCCATCCCCGCTTCTTAA
- a CDS encoding HAD family hydrolase, producing MSTKASIIFDMDGTLIDSSAAMTNSVNYVRHSLGLEPIGQKYLEYHINQPDQHLPKIFYNTEAYDPDHRALFKEHYMQNSPSMIALYPDVMAMLQLLSQKAHLAIATNASDFFARHMLEKMGILDYFSAIVGANNVAEPKPSPLMVHHLMQLLESEPSKTILVGDSIKDEGAAKNAGIAFIFAGWGYGTSETAERRAGNIHELLALLNTFI from the coding sequence GTGAGCACAAAAGCGTCGATTATTTTTGATATGGATGGCACGCTCATTGATTCGAGTGCTGCCATGACGAACAGTGTTAATTACGTGCGACACAGTTTAGGACTAGAACCCATTGGGCAAAAATATTTAGAGTATCATATCAACCAACCCGATCAGCATCTGCCGAAGATTTTTTACAATACCGAGGCGTATGACCCCGATCATCGCGCGTTGTTTAAAGAGCATTATATGCAAAATTCTCCCTCTATGATAGCGCTCTATCCCGATGTTATGGCGATGTTGCAGCTACTTTCCCAAAAGGCACATTTAGCCATTGCGACCAATGCGAGTGATTTTTTTGCGCGCCATATGTTGGAGAAAATGGGCATTTTGGACTATTTTTCTGCGATTGTGGGTGCCAATAATGTTGCTGAGCCCAAACCAAGCCCTTTAATGGTTCATCATCTTATGCAACTTTTAGAGAGTGAGCCTTCCAAAACGATTTTAGTCGGGGATAGCATCAAAGATGAGGGTGCTGCAAAGAATGCGGGCATTGCGTTTATCTTTGCTGGATGGGGTTATGGTACGAGTGAAACAGCAGAGCGAAGAGCGGGGAATATTCATGAACTTTTAGCTCTTCTGAACACGTTTATTTAA
- the hypE gene encoding hydrogenase expression/formation protein HypE, with translation MSKKILLSHGGGGEETQNLIKELFFKHFDNEILLRMEDAASLVMQSTKIAFTTDSFVVSPLFFKGGNIGKLAIAGTVNDLSMMGAKPKYLTCSFMIEEGFEYAKLEEIVISMRDEMAKSGVKIVAGDTKVVPRGGVDGLFINTAGIGEIQYEGISAHNLAQGDVIIVSNEVGNHGACILATREEIELESDLQTDCASLWKPVEALINAGVKIHALRDATRGGLSAVLNEWAETSKVCIEVDEAKIPVAQEVKGVCELLGFEPYEFANEGTMVICLPQSEAKKALDVLQKFPETAKCALIGKVTTAFTCKVVLHTPWGSERFLEPPKGELLPRIC, from the coding sequence GTGAGCAAAAAGATACTTCTCTCTCACGGAGGTGGCGGTGAAGAGACCCAAAACCTTATTAAAGAACTTTTTTTTAAACATTTTGATAATGAAATTTTACTCCGCATGGAAGATGCCGCAAGTCTGGTGATGCAGAGCACAAAAATCGCGTTTACGACCGACTCGTTTGTGGTTTCACCGCTTTTCTTTAAAGGTGGAAACATCGGAAAGCTTGCCATTGCTGGAACGGTAAATGATCTTTCGATGATGGGTGCAAAACCCAAATACTTGACCTGTTCGTTTATGATCGAAGAGGGATTTGAGTATGCAAAGTTAGAAGAGATCGTTATTAGTATGCGCGATGAGATGGCAAAAAGTGGTGTTAAAATCGTCGCAGGCGATACGAAAGTTGTACCCAGAGGTGGCGTCGATGGACTGTTTATCAACACCGCTGGCATTGGCGAAATCCAGTATGAAGGCATTTCAGCGCATAACTTAGCACAGGGTGATGTCATCATTGTCTCCAATGAAGTGGGCAATCATGGTGCGTGCATTTTAGCAACGCGTGAAGAGATAGAGTTAGAGAGCGATCTTCAAACCGATTGTGCCAGTTTATGGAAGCCCGTGGAAGCGCTTATTAACGCAGGTGTGAAGATACATGCGCTTCGCGATGCAACCAGAGGAGGGCTGAGTGCCGTTTTGAATGAATGGGCGGAGACATCCAAGGTGTGTATCGAAGTAGACGAGGCGAAAATCCCTGTGGCGCAAGAAGTCAAAGGGGTATGTGAGCTTCTGGGTTTTGAGCCTTATGAGTTTGCCAATGAAGGAACGATGGTGATTTGTTTGCCTCAAAGCGAAGCAAAAAAAGCCCTTGACGTGCTTCAAAAATTTCCTGAAACCGCCAAATGTGCGCTCATCGGGAAAGTCACCACTGCCTTTACATGTAAAGTTGTTTTACACACACCATGGGGCTCGGAGCGCTTTTTAGAGCCCCCCAAAGGTGAGTTACTTCCAAGGATCTGTTAA
- a CDS encoding TonB-dependent siderophore receptor, with translation MNGVCIKKHALISVFLSLMAANALAESAKNIDNTTEKNEASVLLGITVEDIRAEGLRPETVEAGSFRGTNIMDVPSTVNVITKEALDLQAATGTYDAVRNTAGVTKQQNGGETWDQLVIRGIEVQNRTNYRLNSSLPLMNFSQVPLENKERVEVLKGASALYYGFTSPAGIINYVTKRPTNDPMATVGLMMDNYGSAVASADVSERFGEEKQVGVRVNAAGGTLGSYLDDVDNGNRSFVSMALDWQVNDRLTIKADVEHDRRKVTEQAGITLPKAVNGVITLPHTVDPKTLVGPDSTKFETETTNVLLRSDYALSDTWSLGLEAGRAKTERERNLATFTFSNPQATTLNTGTGTVKVNHQEYEYTSDLLRAELYGVVNTWDIQHDITFGTSYTEKTKSLFQAVALQHLLKISIRLIRSPPTVFTQTTGVSYTTKDTGFYTMDRVTLDPQWQVIAGLRHSKYESNQDVTRYEASETTPMVALVYKPLDSVSLYASYSEGLEEGEAAPTGSENEAERLNPGISKQYELGAHWLMPTGTLVSAAVCDIESPGYYTDAANYYVAGGHKRYSGVELSLQGKLTEQLSWLASTQWLDPRFEDMEGDATALNGKLPENAARRTGSLFLSYDLSSVAGLSINRGAYYTGRRPVNDLNQAWLDDVTIFSVGGRYVTKLYGKKNIWQINVDNVTDKEYWAAGGTRLAAGSPRIVRLNYKVELY, from the coding sequence ATGAACGGTGTTTGCATCAAAAAACATGCGCTAATAAGCGTGTTTTTGAGCTTAATGGCAGCCAATGCACTTGCAGAGTCTGCAAAAAATATAGATAATACAACAGAAAAAAATGAAGCGTCAGTCCTCTTAGGCATTACAGTCGAAGATATACGTGCCGAAGGACTTCGACCTGAGACGGTTGAAGCGGGTTCATTTCGAGGAACCAACATTATGGATGTGCCCTCAACCGTGAATGTCATCACCAAAGAGGCGTTGGATTTGCAAGCGGCTACGGGCACGTATGATGCGGTTCGCAATACCGCAGGTGTCACCAAACAACAAAACGGTGGTGAGACGTGGGATCAGCTGGTTATTCGGGGCATTGAAGTGCAAAACCGTACCAATTACCGACTCAATAGCTCCTTGCCACTCATGAACTTTAGCCAAGTTCCACTGGAAAACAAAGAGCGCGTGGAAGTGCTTAAAGGTGCATCGGCACTCTATTATGGGTTTACTTCCCCTGCTGGCATTATTAATTACGTTACCAAACGCCCAACGAATGATCCTATGGCAACTGTTGGTCTGATGATGGATAATTACGGCTCAGCCGTGGCGTCCGCAGATGTGAGTGAACGTTTTGGAGAAGAAAAACAAGTCGGTGTACGCGTCAATGCCGCAGGAGGAACGTTGGGATCGTATCTGGATGATGTGGACAATGGAAATCGTAGCTTCGTCTCCATGGCGCTGGATTGGCAAGTGAATGATCGCTTAACCATCAAAGCCGATGTAGAGCATGATCGTCGCAAAGTGACAGAACAAGCGGGCATTACTCTTCCAAAAGCGGTTAATGGCGTCATCACCTTACCCCACACCGTCGATCCAAAAACCTTGGTTGGACCAGATTCTACAAAGTTTGAAACGGAAACGACCAATGTTTTACTCAGATCCGATTATGCACTCAGCGATACGTGGAGCCTTGGGCTTGAAGCAGGACGAGCGAAGACGGAACGCGAACGCAACCTTGCGACTTTTACCTTTTCAAACCCTCAAGCAACCACGCTCAATACAGGTACTGGAACGGTCAAAGTCAATCATCAAGAGTACGAATACACTTCTGATTTGTTGCGTGCGGAACTCTATGGCGTTGTTAACACGTGGGATATTCAACATGACATCACCTTTGGTACCAGCTACACTGAAAAAACCAAAAGCCTATTTCAAGCAGTAGCTCTTCAACACTTGCTCAAAATCTCTATACGCCTCATACGATCACCCCCAACGGTTTTCACACAGACCACAGGCGTTTCGTATACCACGAAAGATACTGGTTTTTATACGATGGATCGTGTCACACTTGATCCGCAGTGGCAAGTGATCGCAGGATTGCGGCATTCCAAATATGAGAGCAATCAAGATGTAACGCGCTATGAGGCGAGCGAAACCACGCCGATGGTAGCCCTTGTCTACAAACCTTTGGACAGCGTATCGTTGTATGCTTCGTATTCTGAAGGGTTGGAAGAAGGCGAAGCGGCACCAACAGGAAGCGAAAATGAAGCCGAACGTCTAAATCCTGGCATTAGCAAGCAGTACGAGTTAGGCGCGCATTGGCTGATGCCAACGGGAACACTAGTATCAGCGGCGGTGTGTGATATAGAGAGTCCTGGATACTACACCGATGCGGCGAACTATTATGTTGCAGGTGGGCATAAACGTTACAGTGGCGTTGAGCTCTCGCTTCAGGGAAAACTGACAGAACAACTCAGTTGGCTTGCTTCCACACAATGGTTAGATCCTCGTTTTGAAGATATGGAGGGTGATGCGACCGCACTGAACGGCAAATTGCCTGAAAACGCGGCACGTCGCACAGGGAGTCTGTTTCTAAGCTATGACCTAAGCAGTGTTGCTGGGCTTTCGATTAACAGAGGGGCTTACTATACCGGTCGTCGTCCTGTGAATGACCTGAACCAAGCATGGCTGGATGATGTGACTATTTTCAGTGTAGGCGGACGCTATGTCACCAAACTCTATGGTAAGAAAAACATCTGGCAAATCAATGTCGATAATGTCACCGATAAAGAGTATTGGGCAGCAGGTGGCACGCGCCTTGCGGCGGGGTCTCCTCGCATTGTTCGTTTGAATTATAAAGTGGAATTGTATTAG
- the hypD gene encoding hydrogenase formation protein HypD, which produces MSEVDLIEGFRDPEHMKALAALIKKECKSKINIMEVCGGHTHTIMKFGLSQILPELIEFVHGPGCPVCIMPKERIDHAIALASMPNTILATLGDMIRVPGSKTSLQKLRAEGKDIRSLYSPLDVIKIAQENPDKNVVFFAIGFETTTPMSAVLMQHAIENKLTNVFFHINHVTVPEAVEAIMSRGDALIDAFLGPSHVSVITGYKIYEPIAEKYHTPIVVAGFEPTDVMESVLRIVRQVNEGQSVVDNEYARAVSREGNLKAQALVNTYFEKRSHFRWRGIGDIPNSALKLKAEYAAYDAEIVFDDVLPKTELNDHKMCICGDILKGRAKPFDCKVFGKACTPTNPMGSCMVSSEGACSAYFKYGNLNLKGARA; this is translated from the coding sequence ATGTCTGAGGTCGATCTCATCGAGGGATTTCGTGACCCTGAGCATATGAAAGCCTTGGCGGCACTGATCAAAAAAGAGTGCAAGTCTAAGATCAACATTATGGAAGTGTGTGGCGGTCATACGCATACGATTATGAAGTTTGGGCTTTCTCAAATTTTGCCAGAGCTTATTGAATTTGTGCACGGTCCTGGATGTCCTGTGTGTATTATGCCTAAAGAGCGTATTGATCATGCGATTGCTTTGGCTTCGATGCCCAATACGATTTTAGCCACTCTTGGCGATATGATCCGCGTTCCTGGAAGCAAAACCTCTTTGCAAAAGCTTCGTGCGGAAGGCAAAGATATTCGCTCGTTGTATTCGCCGCTGGATGTCATCAAAATTGCGCAGGAAAATCCCGATAAAAACGTGGTCTTTTTTGCCATTGGTTTTGAAACCACGACGCCAATGAGTGCGGTTTTAATGCAACACGCGATCGAAAATAAACTCACCAATGTCTTTTTCCACATCAACCATGTCACCGTGCCTGAAGCGGTTGAGGCGATTATGAGTAGAGGTGACGCTTTGATAGACGCTTTCTTAGGACCTTCACATGTGAGTGTCATCACCGGCTATAAAATCTATGAGCCGATTGCTGAAAAATACCATACACCGATTGTCGTCGCTGGTTTTGAGCCGACCGATGTGATGGAGTCGGTTTTGCGCATTGTGCGTCAAGTTAATGAGGGTCAAAGTGTTGTTGACAATGAATACGCCAGAGCCGTTTCGCGTGAGGGAAATCTTAAAGCACAAGCGTTGGTGAACACCTATTTTGAAAAACGAAGTCATTTTAGATGGCGTGGCATTGGCGACATCCCCAACAGTGCACTCAAACTCAAAGCCGAATATGCAGCTTATGATGCGGAAATTGTATTTGATGACGTGCTTCCTAAAACGGAGTTGAACGACCATAAAATGTGTATTTGTGGCGACATCCTCAAAGGTCGTGCTAAACCGTTTGATTGTAAAGTCTTTGGCAAAGCCTGTACCCCAACCAATCCGATGGGATCGTGCATGGTCTCAAGCGAAGGGGCGTGTTCAGCCTACTTCAAATATGGAAATTTGAACCTCAAAGGAGCCAGAGCGTGA
- the hypA gene encoding hydrogenase maturation nickel metallochaperone HypA, producing the protein MHEFSIVTALLEMCEKNAKENNATKITKVEIKIGKLSGVEPYLLETAFDTFKEDGICAGCEFIVHLQEIVVHCESCHTEATLTQNEFVCPTCKSTDLRVIDGEEMYLMHLEME; encoded by the coding sequence ATGCACGAATTTTCGATTGTCACGGCACTTTTAGAGATGTGTGAAAAAAATGCTAAAGAAAATAATGCCACTAAAATTACCAAAGTAGAGATCAAAATCGGCAAGCTCAGTGGCGTTGAGCCGTATCTTTTGGAAACTGCGTTTGATACGTTTAAAGAAGATGGGATTTGTGCAGGGTGTGAATTTATCGTTCATCTGCAAGAGATTGTGGTGCATTGTGAAAGCTGCCACACCGAAGCAACGCTGACACAAAATGAGTTTGTTTGCCCTACATGTAAAAGTACCGATCTTCGTGTGATTGATGGTGAAGAGATGTACCTGATGCACCTTGAGATGGAGTAA
- a CDS encoding APC family permease, with translation MILALGFTFALVLGNLSIKFPGDEGVTNAVQEAFSTKLKFLTSYYLISAVFFGPVAVYLIGAHFLQPLLGINVNTLAFSMLLFTLFALLRPVHFLGTLSLIVTTIIGIILSLGSIAVLIGHETTFSVDSPFDMTLISRALLLAFWAIVGWEVVGNYSNEVHDPKRTIPKAVKISAVIISLIYLLVVCAIQCASLDRTNAITELIYPLFGTASAFVMGILAMLLCLSTVLLFVGGVSRLICGLAAESKGIRSLLNKRLENGAPLGATLFLCSINAIVLGLVSLNVFTMQDLVALADGFFIANATIALLAAYKLATTKTIRYTALFLTIVFACMLFSAHWMVLGIIALLAWKVLR, from the coding sequence ATTATCTTAGCGCTTGGATTTACATTTGCGCTTGTTCTTGGGAATTTAAGCATCAAATTTCCAGGCGACGAAGGGGTGACGAACGCGGTACAAGAAGCCTTTAGCACCAAACTCAAATTCCTGACGTCTTACTATCTGATCAGCGCCGTTTTTTTTGGGCCCGTTGCCGTTTATCTCATAGGCGCTCATTTTCTTCAACCTCTTCTTGGCATCAACGTTAACACGCTTGCATTTTCGATGTTACTGTTCACGCTTTTTGCCCTTTTGCGGCCTGTTCATTTTTTGGGAACGCTCTCTTTAATCGTCACGACGATCATCGGCATTATTTTAAGTCTTGGGAGCATTGCTGTTTTGATAGGGCACGAAACCACTTTTTCTGTGGATTCACCGTTTGATATGACACTGATTTCACGGGCGTTGCTGCTTGCTTTTTGGGCAATTGTGGGCTGGGAAGTAGTGGGTAACTACTCTAACGAAGTGCATGATCCAAAGCGAACGATTCCCAAAGCGGTGAAGATCAGCGCTGTCATTATCTCGCTCATCTACCTTTTAGTCGTCTGCGCCATCCAATGTGCTTCTCTAGACCGTACGAACGCCATCACTGAGCTTATCTATCCTCTGTTTGGAACAGCCAGTGCATTTGTTATGGGTATTTTAGCGATGCTTCTGTGTTTGAGCACGGTTTTACTCTTTGTAGGTGGTGTTTCAAGACTCATCTGTGGACTGGCCGCTGAGTCAAAAGGGATACGCAGTCTTTTAAACAAGCGACTTGAAAATGGCGCACCTCTCGGTGCAACACTTTTTTTGTGCTCCATCAATGCCATTGTTTTAGGCTTAGTCTCTTTAAACGTCTTTACAATGCAAGACTTAGTCGCCTTGGCGGATGGATTTTTTATCGCCAATGCAACGATTGCACTTCTTGCCGCGTACAAACTCGCAACAACGAAAACCATTCGCTACACTGCACTTTTTTTAACGATCGTCTTTGCCTGTATGCTTTTCAGTGCGCATTGGATGGTGCTTGGTATCATTGCTCTTTTAGCGTGGAAAGTACTGCGCTAA